The Solanum pennellii chromosome 11, SPENNV200 sequence NNNNNNNNNNNNNNNNNNNNNNNNNNNNNNNNNNNNNNNNNNNNNNNNNNNNNNNNNNNNNNNNNNNNNNNNNNNNNNNNNNNNNNNNNNNNNNNNNNNNNNNNNNNNNNNNNNNNNNNNNNNNNNNNNNNNNNNNNNNNNNNNNNNNNNNNNNNNNNNNNNNNNNNNNNNNNNNNNNNNNNNNNNNNNNNNNNNNNNNNNNNNNNNNNNNNNNNNNNNNNNNNNNNNNNNNNNNNNNNNNNNNNNNNNNNNNNNNNNNNNNNNNNNNNNNNNNNNNNNNNNNNNNNNNNNNNNNNNNNNNNNNNNNNNNNNNNNNNNNNNNNNNNNNNNNNNNNNNNNNNNNNNNNNNNNNNNNNNNNNNNNNNNNNNNNNNNNNNNNNNNNNNNNNNNNNNNNNNNNNNNNNNNNNNNNNNNNNNNNNNNNNNNNNNNNNNNNNNNNNNNNNNNNNNNNNNNNNNNNNNNNNNNNNNNNNNNNNNNNNNNNNNNNNNNNNNNNNNNNNNNNNNNNNNNNNNNNNNNNNNNNNNNNNNNNNNNNNNNNNNNNNNNNNNNNNNNNNNNNNNNNNNNNNNNNNNNNNNNNNNNNNNNNNNNNNNNNNNNNNNNNNNNNNNNNNNNNNNNNNNNNNNNNNNNNNNNNNNNNNNNNNNNNNNNNNNNNNNNNNNNNNNNNNNNNNNNNNNNNNNNNNNNNNNNNNNNNNNNNNNNNNNNNNNNNNNNNNNNNNNNNNNNNNNNNNNNNNNNNNNNNNNNNNNNNNNNNNNNNNNNNNNNNNNNNNNNNNNNNNNNNNNNNNNNNNNNNNNNNNNNNNNNNNNNNNNNNNNNNNNNNNNNNNNNNNNNNNNNNNNNNNNNNNNNNNNNNNNNNNNNNNNNNNNNNNNNNNNNNNNNNNTCTGTTGGTATTGTTTGTGTTTGTTAGCTTCACCTATATTGATATTTTGGGTATTTCGAGTTGGAAACTAGAACTCAAACAATTGGAAAGGAGGAAATATGGCTATAAATTATTAGGGTAAGACAATTATGGCTTCAGCGAATGAGTTTGTGTAGTCCTCTTAGTACCAAGAATCCCTTTAAGAATCACTTGAGTTACTACCCTTGTTGATTCAAGAAAAGCATATGCAGTCTCCTCTTTGAACAACTAGGTGATAGATACAGATACTAAAAATTACATGACATGTATCCTAATATATTTTCTACCATTCGATCACACAAAGCACCCTCTCAAGTAATGGTAGTTGATGGCTTAACACATAACATTGTGGGATTTGGAACCATTAAAGCTACCTCCTCTATTGCCATGTCATCCGTATTAAATGCCAGACTCTACTCAAAACTTGAATCCTAGAGACCTTCTTTTGATATTGTATGATGTCCAACAgtctttagaaaaaaatgaatggtTACAACTCTATATGTATATTTACTCAATAAAACCTCTTACTAATCACTAGAACTAGACCTAGTTTAAAGAAAGTTTTTGTTTGTCAATGTCCAATAGTTTAAGCCCACGGCCTAATAAGGAAATTTCAGAGATTATCTTATCGATATAATATTCTGTAGATTCAGAACCATTTTCACAAATGAAAAACTCCACTTATGCCAGTTCCATTGATATTCACATACTATAATTAGCTGAACCGATCTTAGCAGACATACTAATAGTAATCTGGATCAATCTTAACAAGTGTTATTAATGCCATTTGGCACCAAAATAAGAATACTCACGAACTTGCAAACACTATATCAAAGAATATCCTCAATACAATAGTTTAAAAGTCGACCTGCAAGACAAGTATAAGTTATTAAAAGGAAAGAACTGGTCACCTAATTTAAATGTGCAATCAGAGAGCTTGATAGAAGTTGTCATCTTGGATAAGACCCTTCTTTTGCTATCTGGGACTCCTCGTTTCCCACCAAAAAGTTAAAATGGATATTCTTGACTGATCTgtattaataaagaaatatacTTACATTTCACTAACTGACTATACTACATCTGACTATCtttacaaactaaaaaaaacataattcataagaaaaaactaaactaaaaaagCTAAAACACAACTTAATTACCTCGAGTTTCAAAGGCAGCTGGTCATTGACAAACTACAATCAAATGAACTCTAGCAAAATCATGTCCAAAAATATCATGAATACAAAGGTACATAGTGAGAGAACAACAACATAGTGGGAGAACTAATAGCTTATAGCCAGCATCCTTCATATTGATGGTTTAATATCccaacatatcatatattagtTCAAGTACTGAGGATGCTTCTTATCTTTAGATACAAAACAGTGTGGATATCCAGAAGTATCAATCCAACTACACCAACCTCCTTTGACAATCCCATTTCGCACATTCTTCTTCTGACGTTATCTACACACTGACAGTTTCCTTCCTCTGCATATATATTTGAAAGCAGAACATGATAACCAGAAATTCCGTCATTCCCCTCTAATTCAAGCAGCTTACTGGAAACAATTTCcccaattcaaaatttatatgcaCTCTGCAGGCAGCAAGGAGTGATCCCGATTTTCCTAAGACATTATCTACAACACTCAACAGTTCAGAAAAATTATGAGCTTCATCCAACCATCAAACTCTCCCTAAAATGTCAACCACACACGCATAGTGTTCTGCTGATGGCTGAATCCCGTATTCTTATCCAATGAAAGACAAGTAGCAGAGTACATATTCAACAAAGAATTACCAACAATCCTACTAGTATGAATCCCAGAACGCAGAATGTGGCAATGCACAGCTTTACCTACAAGAATCCCTTTGGTATCCGCGCAAGCCTTGAGAACAGAGGAATAAGTATATTGATCATTTACGGATGAACCCACATGTTTCAATCGAGCATAGAATGAAATGGCTTCATGGGGCATGTCATTACAGATAAACCCAATTATTGTTGTGTTCCAAAGGAGAGTTGATGGTTGAGGAATTGTATCGAACAGTTGGCGGGCGAGATGGGGTTGGCCTGGTCTGCTCGATTACTTAAACGAAAGCGAATTGTTCTGGGTTTTTGAGTTTGTAGGAGTGCATTCATGGTCGATGAGGGGGTAGAGAAGAGTAATTTGGGAGATGGGTTAAGCACAAAAATGGAGACTGAGAAAGTTAGAAAATTGAGGAGGAGGTGACAATTgtcatcaaattaaaattggtggaaaaagaaaaggtttgattaaagttaaattcttttttaattagtgATTAAGTTAAATTGGgatctaaaatataatatttgaaatttttaaatttttaaagtatttaaaataaattcaatttctcattgtgtttctttttcttttatattgttGCGACAAGTTAGGGATCATCTCTTCATCTTTGTTTGTCTTCTTAGTTTGTCGTCTGTCATTTTCGTCTTAGTTTGTTGTCTTCTTCGTCATTCCCGTCATCTACCTTCAAGGTAacactcttttcttttctttttcattgttAGGGTTTTAAGAGTGTAAAGGTTGAAAGATTGATTGGattgtttttgtttatgattgtttttgttatttttgtccAAATTATCACTTGCATTGTTGAAAAGATTTTCGAAGTTTATTGAGAGTTCTCTATCTGAAAATGTTTGCGATGCTGAATCTTAGTTTAGAGAAATTAGAGAGTGAAATTGTTATTGCTTATCTGTTTTTGTTGTAGCCTTTTCAACAAGTGTTTTCTTTGCTTAAGTAGTTGTTAATTGTTCAAGTTGTTAtaacaattgctgaaataaTCTTTAAATGCAACAATtgttttatcacatttttattataattattattttacatgTATATTGTGCATTCATGGATAATTCAATACATCTagtgaaatgaaaatgaaatttttcacTAAGTTTGTGCCTAAGATATTAACCGAGGATGATAAGATTGAATAGCTTGAGATGGATTTGAATGGTGTTATTGCTATAaaaagaaacatcataattgATCAGCATAATCTTGATGCATGAGGTGGAGGATCATCTTCTCCAATTGTTGAGAGAGTTTTTAGTGGTGTTGGTGATGGAGGAAGAGGAGAATTTACTCCAAATATTGATGGATGTACTGTAGGTGTTGATTTCGAAAGAGGAGAAGACTTCGATGATATTAGTGGTGGTTTTGGAGTAGGAACATCTTCTCCGATTGATGAGAATGTTCCTTGTCTTCAAGAAACTCCATGCACTAAGGAGACGATAGATTCATTGAATGTCAGGATATAGTCTTTAGAGAAAATTATCGTCAGCATGATTGCTAAGACTGAGTCTTTAGAGAAAGCTATCGTCACCATGAAGTCTAAGAGAGGTATTAGGACTTCATCAAAGATCTCTCATCTATATACTCCCGACTATgttaaaagaacaaagagacaaAATTCAGAGGTCTTGTCAAGtcctagaaaaaaaagaagggaaaagtgAATGAGATCATTATCGAAAAAGAATTGGTGTCCGAAGATAGTTAaggtaaaattattttctaatcaTCTTTCTAAGATTtgtcttgtatatatatacatatatattccaTTTTTACATGTGAAGTTTTTTAATATTACAGTTGATTCCAAttcaaaaggagttgaaagaGTGATGAAGAAGGGGCTGCTTGTGAATATGCATTTTTACCTCTATTTTGCTGCACTTTTAATTCACATTTGTTGTACATTAGTGAATAtggtattttaaattttatgaattgaagGAGCTCTTGTTGATATGCATTTTTATCACTATTTTGCTACAATTTTAATTCACTTTTGTTGTACATTAGTGAATATGGTATTTTGAATTTGATGGATTGAAAGAGCTGCTTATGAATATGCAATTTTACTACTATTCTGTTGCACTTCTAATTCACTTTTGTTGTATATTAGTGAATATGATATTTTGAATTGTACATCGTGATGTTGTTAGTGAACTAGTTGCAGCTGAGGATTTGACTTATCCAATTGTTGAAATTCTCTACAGCTATTCAACAAGTTGTTGCATTTTTTTACAGCAATTAGTGAAGTTTTCTACAACAATTAAGCAAATTGTTGTACTTTTCGTAGCAATTGCTACAATTCTCTACAACAATTAAACAAGTTGTATTGTTTTACAacaatttcttaaatttctaCAACAAACACGAAATTATTGTACTTCTCAGAGCAGTTTATGAACTTTTCTAATGCAAGTAAGAAAGTTATTGTACTTTATATGGCAACTAGTTAATAACCTCAACCCCCTTTGAATTAATTTGTTGTTAGAAATGGCTCACGGGATCATTTCActtttaaaagattttgtattcGAGCCCCatgaataaaacaagaaaaaaattgatagcGTGTTTCCTAAACCTTGAACCACACcagaaatatcatttttttcgtAGTTTCACGCCTTAGCTATCAATACAGGTGGAGTATCAACATATTTATGGAGAATCAACACATTGTGACACACAACATAATATTGAAATAAACCACCATAGTATCAAATCATGAGTATGTCACACATTCAACAAAATCATTCATGAACAGAGACTGGGAACTTGGCTAACAAAACAAACAAACCAAAAGAAATGGTCATGTTCCCAAACAGACATTCACATCAAAACACAATGTTATATTACTGCTACTACTGCTCCACATTTATTTCCATCTATTcaacttcaacttcaaatacATTTCCGCTCCAAAGATCACGATAGATTACTTCTACTTTAGGTGATAGATGCCAAAATTTTGATACCTTAGCAAGTATCTTTGATCTTCTTTTGGGACGTGAATATGAATCGATAGTCACTCTCACCAACACTGGAGACTTGGCAAACAAAAGCTTAACAAACTGCATCTGTGGCGCTCTCCCGTGGAAGTCTTCTAGCTTAACTTCCCTGAGGTGATTAAATGTGACATCGGAGAAACGTTCAAGTTCAAGAAATTCTGCAGTACCATCATCATCTTCAGTGAAAAGCtaagaaaaataacaagaagTTAACTCCCAGGTTATTTGAGTATCTAAGATCACGTTTTAAAAAAGAAGCCACTAACAACATAATACCCAATGAGGGTAGAATGTACACAGACCTTACCACTATCTCAAATGCAACAAATCCAGTTACAAAGAAGACAGAGACGAACCTTTAGTTCAAGATATTCCAAGTATGAGAAGCTTCTTATCAACGAAAAACAGCATAATGTATCATATATATCCTCCAGCAAAATATCACGCACATAAAACCGTTTGACTCGGCTATGATCAAAAGGAAGTCTTGTTGGTGCTTCATCTGGTTTTGCACAttcaaactacaaaaaaaaaacaccaaatttccacattagtcaacccaaaagaaTCTCCATGTATGAAAACGTAAAACACTTCCAAGTCATAAAGCAACATCTACCTGTTCAAAACAGAAGTGGACGTGGAGGTGCTCGAGAGCAAAACAAGACTCGAAAAActtcacaaaatataaattttgtgccTCCATAGAAGAACCCTCATATAAGTTCAGAGATACTTTTGTCAAAAGAGGGACGTTCGTTAGACTGATATAACTTATACAGCCTGAGAAATCAAAGGATTTCAGCTTAGAGGCattaatttctattatatatgaAATTGGAACTCCTGAGATTTCCAGCACTAACTTCTCAAGCAACGAGCAACGAGATATCAAACTTCCGAGCAATTCAAAAGAGATTGTGACGTTACATAGTTCCAAGGTGATTAACTTATCAAATCCTTGAAAGCTCGAGGGAGGATGTATAAAACAATTTTCAAGAGTTAGATGCCTCAGCTGCGAACATGTGAAAAGTGAAGACAATTTGTATGCTTCATCTTCATTCCATGGAAGGTGAAAAACAAGATGTTGAATGCCATTCATCGAGAGGAAATATATGAAGAAATCAATCTCAGGACAGCTTCTCAACCCGGTAATGTCGAGGGTAAACTTAGTAATGGGTCCTTTATGAAGGGTTAAAAGCTGGTAGACAATCTTCGAAAATTTAACAGTAGGATCTACTAAATCCTCCTCTGTACTCCAATGAGATTGATCAATCGTCAATTCTGTAAGTCTGCACCAACGGTACCTCCATTTCTTCGATAAGATGCTTGTCCTCACAGCTTCTTTACAAGGCAAACATATTAGAATAACATCGATTATGTTATCAGGAAGGTTACTAAGGATGTCAGGAGGTAAACTTCGACAACGCCTTCTTCCCTTAATAGGCATCCTAATAATCACCAAGAAGCTGTAGAAAATAAGCGAAGTGAGTAATCTCCAAATTATCAGAACAGAACTATTTTCACATTCCACATAAGAAATAAAGGTGTATTCGAGCTGAAATCATACTGTATGTTGTATGATTCATACAACTACTTACTCTTAATATCTATGTTATACTGATTCTAACGTGGCTTGCCATAATAACATCGATATGCACCAACAAACAAATCCATGTATAGTTGCACTCTTACAAGTTATGTTACTTGGACTCGCCAAAAATGATGTCGCACCATGTCGAATCTACCAAAAATGTACTCCTTCCGTTTCGATTTGTTTGTCTTGTTCTGACTTGGCACGGTGTACAAGAAAGAACAGAGAACTTTTGAATCGTGTTGtcttaaacaaatatatataaaatgtatcaaaatgtccttttactatcaaagagtagtcaaataagcaaaaagacatttcttttttctaaacGAACTACAAATGTAAGTAAtacaaaaaaatctaaatagAGTGAGTACTACTTTGTACTtgttatttcataaaatcaGAAAGTAGGATTTGAGGGGGGCTAGAGTTATATGTAGACCTTATGACCTTAACCCTACCTCAGAGGTTGGTAGAGAGTTTATTTCCGATAGATCACCAACTCAACAACATATTTTAAGAGTGAGCAACATAAACACCTTACATTAGTACTCCACAAATACATTTGTGAGTTCAAAAGAGTTGAAACCTAGAATCACATTATATGTTAGCTTGTTCTTATTCTTCTACTAAGCTCTTATAGAGAAACAATAATAAGGTTTTTATAAACTCATAAAAATAAGCATAAGAAGCTATATAAATGCAGAAAACACAAGAATCTTATAAATCTAgctaaataaatgaataaaaaattaccCTTTTGGAGTATCTTCAATCTCAATCGCCAGAGGCAGAGggagaagtgaattgggaaaAACAACATAGAGAAGTTATGCCTTGTCCATCTATATACTATTTAGGTGTCGTTTGGACTTTATTGATTTGGAATAAAACTTATTGAAAGTTGTTATTTGTCGGGACATATAATTTTTACTCTCCACGatcttttttatatgtatttttttctataaataactTATGTACTTAGTTGCGCCTCACTTGGTTgtgaaatgaattttaaaaaaaaaaataaatactaa is a genomic window containing:
- the LOC107004379 gene encoding F-box/FBD/LRR-repeat protein At1g13570-like, translated to MPIKGRRRCRSLPPDILSNLPDNIIDVILICLPCKEAVRTSILSKKWRYRWCRLTELTIDQSHWSTEEDLVDPTVKFSKIVYQLLTLHKGPITKFTLDITGLRSCPEIDFFIYFLSMNGIQHLVFHLPWNEDEAYKLSSLFTCSQLRHLTLENCFIHPPSSFQGFDKLITLELCNVTISFELLGSLISRCSLLEKLVLEISGVPISYIIEINASKLKSFDFSGCISYISLTNVPLLTKVSLNLYEGSSMEAQNLYFVKFFESCFALEHLHVHFCFEQFECAKPDEAPTRLPFDHSRVKRFYVRDILLEDIYDTLCCFSLIRSFSYLEYLELKLFTEDDDGTAEFLELERFSDVTFNHLREVKLEDFHGRAPQMQFVKLLFAKSPVLVRVTIDSYSRPKRRSKILAKVSKFWHLSPKVEVIYRDLWSGNVFEVEVE